From the Plectropomus leopardus isolate mb chromosome 18, YSFRI_Pleo_2.0, whole genome shotgun sequence genome, one window contains:
- the LOC121957683 gene encoding cbp/p300-interacting transactivator 3-like, with protein sequence MAEHMMMPMTHGFRMGMNGPPQHNGQPGLRTMPNGQVMHYGRNPQSNMEAAMRQRQGMVGPGGMAGPVNGAPMANHHHQMMSGNMMYNGQGPQQQHHHMHPQQQQQQAGHPQQYLPGNLTSQQLMASMHLQKLNTQYHGHPLGSANGHHMPNGAQYRVGPAQLSGMQHIGGPLGLNGMDMDLIDEEVLTSLVLELGLDRVQELPELFLGQNEFDFLSDFVCKQQPSTVSC encoded by the coding sequence ATGGCTGAACACATGATGATGCCCATGACCCACGGCTTCAGGATGGGCATGAATGGACCTCCACAGCACAACGGCCAACCTGGCCTGCGCACCATGCCCAACGGCCAGGTGATGCACTATGGCAGAAACCCTCAGAGCAACATGGAGGCGGCCATGAGGCAACGGCAGGGCATGGTGGGACCCGGCGGGATGGCCGGCCCTGTGAACGGAGCTCCTATGgccaaccaccaccaccagatGATGTCTGGGAACATGATGTACAACGGCCAGGGtccgcagcagcagcaccaccacATGCacccccagcagcagcagcagcaggccgGACACCCGCAGCAGTACCTCCCCGGTAACCTCACCTCTCAGCAGCTGATGGCCAGCATGCACCTGCAGAAACTCAACACTCAGTACCATGGACACCCGCTGGGCTCAGCCAATGGCCACCACATGCCCAACGGCGCCCAGTACAGAGTTGGTCCGGCCCAGCTATCCGGCATGCAGCACATCGGCGGCCCTTTGGGACTAAATGGCATGGACATGGATCTCATTGACGAGGAGGTTCTGACTTCACTGGTGCTGGAGTTAGGGTTGGATCGCGTTCAGGAGCTGCCCGAGCTCTTCCTGGGACAGAACGAGTTTGACTTCTTATCAGACTTTGTGTGCAAACAGCAGCCGAGCACGGTGAGCTGTTGA